In the genome of Streptomyces racemochromogenes, one region contains:
- a CDS encoding HNH endonuclease — protein MREAVAASVSLSGTLRLLDLPANGTLNQRLKRWIREEGLSTAHFLGQAHQRGKPGTCTPRSADEILVKREDGRRTKTAQLRRALREVGVPERCAECGAPPEWLGLPMTLEVDHVNGERSDNRLGNLRLLCPNCHAITDTWCRGGQ, from the coding sequence TTGCGCGAGGCCGTGGCCGCATCGGTCTCGCTGTCCGGAACCCTGCGCCTGCTCGACCTCCCGGCGAACGGAACGCTCAACCAGCGACTGAAGCGCTGGATCCGTGAGGAGGGACTCTCGACAGCGCACTTCTTGGGGCAGGCCCACCAGCGCGGCAAACCCGGCACCTGCACGCCGCGATCCGCTGACGAGATCCTCGTCAAGCGGGAGGACGGCCGGCGCACGAAAACCGCGCAGCTGCGCCGCGCCTTGCGCGAGGTGGGCGTGCCCGAGCGCTGCGCCGAGTGCGGCGCTCCACCCGAGTGGCTCGGTCTCCCCATGACCTTGGAGGTGGACCACGTCAACGGCGAGCGGAGTGACAACAGACTCGGAAACCTTCGGCTGCTGTGCCCCAACTGCCACGCGATTACGGACACCTGGTGTCGTGGTGGACAGTGA
- a CDS encoding HNH endonuclease signature motif containing protein, producing MPTSPYTKERLTEAASKSRTLSEALEKLGVDPRGGSRRYVHDRMRKLGVDVSHFTKEGVKWTEEVLTEAVAASTNMCGVLRRLGLDVVGGHHTHISRKVKAYGIDTSHFSPPSPAGRTRTRRTPETVLVEQHRDSARRIPGERLRHALATLGVPLRCALCGNEGTWSGRPLPLEVDHIDGNWRDNRRENLRLLCPNCHSTTDTYRGRAKRRRP from the coding sequence ATGCCGACCAGTCCGTACACGAAGGAACGCCTGACGGAAGCGGCGAGCAAGTCGAGAACGCTCTCCGAGGCGCTGGAGAAGCTGGGGGTGGACCCTCGGGGCGGGTCCCGCCGGTACGTTCACGACAGGATGCGCAAGCTCGGCGTCGACGTCTCCCACTTCACGAAGGAGGGGGTGAAGTGGACCGAGGAGGTCCTGACGGAGGCAGTCGCGGCCTCGACGAACATGTGCGGGGTGCTGAGACGCCTGGGGCTGGACGTGGTGGGCGGCCACCACACGCACATCAGCCGCAAGGTGAAGGCCTACGGGATAGACACCTCCCACTTCTCCCCGCCTTCCCCGGCAGGAAGAACCCGTACGCGCCGAACGCCGGAGACGGTCCTGGTCGAGCAACACCGCGACAGCGCCCGACGGATTCCCGGCGAACGCCTCCGGCACGCTCTGGCCACGCTCGGGGTGCCCCTCCGATGCGCACTGTGCGGCAACGAGGGCACCTGGTCGGGACGGCCGCTCCCTCTGGAGGTGGACCACATCGACGGCAACTGGCGTGACAACCGCCGCGAGAACCTGCGCCTCCTCTGTCCGAACTGCCACTCCACCACGGACACCTACCGGGGACGCGCAAAGAGGCGGCGGCCGTGA
- the bcp gene encoding thioredoxin-dependent thiol peroxidase, with protein sequence MSERLQPGDIAPAFTLPDADGNEVSLADHKGRKVIVYFYPAALTPGCTKQACDFTDNLDVLATAGYDVIGVSPDKPEKLAKFREQEHLKVTLVGDPEKETLAAYGAFGEKKLYGKTVTGVIRSTVVVDEEGKVEHAFYNVKATGHVAKIIKDLGI encoded by the coding sequence ATGAGCGAGCGACTCCAGCCGGGCGACATCGCCCCCGCCTTCACCCTGCCCGACGCGGACGGCAACGAGGTCTCGCTGGCCGACCACAAGGGCCGCAAGGTGATCGTGTACTTCTACCCGGCGGCCCTGACGCCGGGCTGCACCAAGCAGGCCTGCGACTTCACGGACAACCTGGACGTCCTGGCCACGGCCGGCTACGACGTCATCGGCGTCTCCCCGGACAAGCCGGAGAAGCTCGCGAAGTTCCGCGAGCAGGAGCACCTGAAGGTCACCCTGGTCGGGGACCCGGAGAAGGAGACCCTGGCGGCGTACGGCGCGTTCGGCGAGAAGAAGCTGTACGGCAAGACGGTCACCGGGGTCATCCGCTCCACGGTGGTCGTGGACGAGGAGGGCAAGGTCGAGCACGCCTTCTACAACGTCAAGGCCACCGGCCACGTTGCGAAGATCATCAAGGACCTGGGCATCTGA
- a CDS encoding DUF3618 domain-containing protein, which yields MPEARTPAQIEADIVRRREQLAETLDEIGVRMHPQTIIGDAKARVASAVDHTVGRAFVAVNRLVTDVKDGLRHEDGAPRLERIVPVALFAAGVVGLLVASSRRKP from the coding sequence GTGCCGGAAGCCAGGACCCCCGCACAGATCGAGGCGGACATCGTCCGCCGCCGCGAGCAGCTCGCCGAGACGCTCGACGAGATCGGCGTGCGCATGCACCCGCAGACGATCATCGGGGACGCGAAGGCCCGGGTCGCCTCGGCGGTGGACCACACCGTCGGCCGCGCCTTCGTCGCCGTGAACCGGCTCGTCACCGACGTCAAGGACGGCCTGCGCCACGAGGACGGCGCCCCGCGCCTCGAGCGGATCGTGCCGGTCGCGCTCTTCGCGGCCGGCGTGGTGGGGCTGCTCGTCGCCTCCTCGCGCCGCAAGCCGTGA
- a CDS encoding GroES family chaperonin, whose translation MSENTTHDKLPIRMLHDRVLVKSDTPEGERRSGGGILIPATAAVGKRLAWAEVVAVGQNVRSVEPGDRVLYDPEDRAEVEVRGATYVLMRERDLHAVAAERLEGSKDSTGLYL comes from the coding sequence GTGAGCGAGAACACGACCCACGACAAGCTGCCCATCCGCATGCTCCACGACCGCGTGCTCGTGAAGTCCGACACGCCCGAGGGCGAGCGGCGCTCGGGCGGCGGCATCCTGATTCCGGCGACGGCCGCGGTGGGCAAGCGGCTCGCCTGGGCCGAGGTGGTCGCGGTCGGGCAGAACGTACGCAGCGTCGAGCCCGGGGACCGCGTGCTGTACGACCCGGAGGACCGCGCCGAGGTCGAGGTGCGCGGGGCGACGTACGTGCTGATGCGCGAGCGGGACCTGCACGCCGTGGCGGCGGAGCGGCTGGAGGGGTCGAAGGACTCCACCGGGCTGTACCTCTGA
- a CDS encoding DMT family transporter, with amino-acid sequence MAWVLLLVAGLLEVGWSIGMKFTEGFTRLWPSVFTGAGIVASMVLLSYAAKTLPIGTAYGVWVGIGAAGAAVLGMAVLGEPVTAARIFFICLLLVAVVGLKATSGH; translated from the coding sequence ATGGCCTGGGTTCTTCTTCTCGTCGCCGGTCTGCTCGAGGTCGGCTGGTCGATCGGCATGAAGTTCACGGAGGGCTTCACCCGGCTGTGGCCGTCCGTGTTCACCGGTGCCGGGATCGTCGCCAGCATGGTGCTGCTGTCGTACGCGGCCAAGACCCTGCCCATCGGCACGGCGTACGGCGTGTGGGTCGGCATCGGCGCGGCCGGGGCGGCCGTCCTCGGGATGGCGGTGCTGGGGGAGCCCGTCACCGCCGCCCGGATCTTCTTCATCTGTCTGCTGCTGGTCGCGGTGGTGGGGCTGAAGGCCACCTCCGGGCACTGA
- a CDS encoding transglycosylase domain-containing protein: MSDQSPPPGWSPRDPDTPPNAPPHAPPGTPRPRPAPKGRPGRPPRTGWRRLLPTWRMVLGALLLAALLIGGALVAGYLLVDIPPANSAATAQSNVYLYADGSQLARDGEVNRVNVPLSQVPLGVQEAALAAEDRDFYSERAVDPKAMVRAAWNTATGKGTQSGSTITQQYVKNYYLGQEQTIKRKVKEFFIAIKLGREKSKDYILEGYLNTSYFGRNAYGIQAASQAYYGKDVNKLTTAEGAYLATLLNSPSAFDVVSHPQSRDRAVARWNYVLDGMVKKKWMTPEERAAVRFPEPGKVRAAAGLSGQRGYLVEAVKDYITEHKILDDKTLAEGGYRITTTIDKRRQNAFVDAVQKQLVDKLDPEARPADRVVRAGGASIDPATGKIVALYGGIDYTKQYVNNATRHDYQVASTFKPFVFASAVQNDSRTQDGRRITPNTLYNGDNKRRVVGTRIPYAPENEGQQSYGDITVTTATDLSVNTVFAQMVVDVGTEKVKRTAIDLGIPEDTPNFVVGPAMALGTMQASVVDMTQAYATLADHGRYTPYTFVEKISKDGDDVHLPDRTPRQAVPREAADTTTSMLVSVVDNGTGTEALAAGHPAAGKTGTAELDRAAWFAAYTPDLVTVVSVMGQDPDTGTLQSLYGALGEARIGGGGYPARIWAAYTKAALEATDPEDFDLELQPGAAQLPPPPPVQPTTPQQPDGSRPPWQRPDRPTPPGPPTPPGPPNGGQTQGGQDNGGQTNGGQTTGGETNGGQTNGGQTTGGQTNEGQTTGGETNGGQTTGGQTTGGQTNGGQTNGGTTQGPGRRPPSHFLE, translated from the coding sequence ATGAGCGACCAGTCACCACCCCCCGGCTGGTCCCCTCGCGACCCCGACACCCCGCCCAACGCCCCGCCCCACGCCCCGCCCGGCACCCCGAGGCCGCGCCCCGCCCCGAAGGGCCGCCCCGGACGCCCTCCACGCACCGGCTGGCGCCGCCTCCTGCCCACCTGGCGCATGGTCCTCGGCGCCCTGCTGCTGGCCGCGCTCCTGATCGGCGGCGCGCTCGTCGCCGGCTACCTGCTGGTCGACATCCCACCGGCCAACTCCGCCGCGACCGCCCAGTCCAACGTGTACCTCTACGCCGACGGCTCCCAGCTCGCCCGCGACGGAGAGGTCAACCGCGTCAACGTCCCCCTGTCGCAGGTCCCCCTGGGCGTCCAGGAGGCCGCACTCGCCGCCGAGGACCGGGACTTCTACTCCGAACGGGCGGTGGACCCGAAGGCGATGGTCCGCGCCGCCTGGAACACGGCGACCGGCAAGGGCACCCAGTCCGGTTCGACCATCACCCAGCAGTACGTCAAGAACTACTACCTGGGCCAGGAACAGACGATCAAACGGAAGGTCAAGGAGTTCTTCATCGCGATCAAACTCGGTCGCGAGAAGTCGAAGGACTACATCCTGGAGGGGTACCTGAACACCAGTTACTTCGGCCGCAACGCCTACGGCATCCAGGCCGCCTCCCAGGCCTACTACGGCAAGGACGTCAACAAGCTGACCACCGCCGAGGGCGCCTACCTCGCCACCCTCCTCAACTCCCCCAGCGCCTTCGACGTCGTCTCCCACCCCCAGAGCCGCGACCGCGCCGTCGCCCGCTGGAACTACGTCCTCGACGGCATGGTCAAGAAGAAGTGGATGACGCCCGAGGAGCGCGCCGCCGTCCGGTTCCCCGAGCCCGGCAAGGTCCGCGCGGCCGCCGGCCTCTCCGGACAGCGCGGATACCTCGTCGAAGCCGTCAAGGACTACATCACCGAACACAAGATCCTCGACGACAAGACCCTCGCCGAGGGCGGCTACCGGATCACCACCACCATCGACAAGCGCCGCCAGAACGCCTTCGTCGACGCCGTCCAGAAGCAGCTCGTGGACAAGCTCGACCCCGAGGCACGCCCCGCGGACCGCGTGGTCCGGGCCGGCGGGGCCTCCATCGACCCCGCCACCGGCAAGATCGTCGCCCTCTACGGCGGCATCGACTACACCAAGCAGTACGTGAACAACGCGACCCGGCACGACTACCAGGTCGCCTCCACCTTCAAGCCGTTCGTCTTCGCCTCCGCCGTCCAGAACGACTCCCGCACCCAGGACGGCCGCCGGATCACCCCGAACACCCTCTACAACGGCGACAACAAGCGCCGCGTCGTCGGCACCCGCATCCCCTACGCCCCCGAGAACGAGGGCCAGCAGTCGTACGGGGACATCACCGTCACCACCGCGACCGACCTCTCCGTCAACACGGTCTTCGCCCAGATGGTCGTCGACGTCGGCACCGAGAAGGTCAAGCGCACCGCCATCGACCTCGGCATCCCCGAGGACACCCCCAACTTCGTCGTCGGCCCGGCCATGGCCCTCGGCACCATGCAGGCCAGCGTCGTCGACATGACCCAGGCCTACGCCACCCTCGCCGACCACGGCCGGTACACCCCGTACACCTTCGTGGAGAAGATCTCCAAGGACGGCGACGACGTCCACCTCCCCGACCGCACCCCCCGCCAGGCCGTCCCCCGCGAGGCCGCCGACACCACCACCTCCATGCTGGTCAGCGTCGTCGACAACGGCACCGGTACGGAGGCCCTGGCCGCAGGCCACCCGGCCGCCGGCAAGACCGGAACCGCCGAGCTGGACCGCGCCGCCTGGTTCGCCGCCTACACCCCGGACCTCGTCACGGTCGTATCGGTGATGGGCCAGGACCCGGACACCGGCACCCTCCAGTCCCTGTACGGCGCGCTCGGCGAGGCCCGCATCGGCGGCGGCGGCTACCCGGCCCGGATCTGGGCGGCCTACACGAAGGCGGCCCTGGAGGCCACGGACCCGGAGGACTTCGACCTGGAGCTCCAGCCCGGCGCGGCCCAGCTCCCGCCGCCCCCGCCGGTCCAGCCCACCACCCCGCAGCAGCCCGACGGCAGCCGCCCGCCGTGGCAGCGCCCCGACCGGCCGACCCCGCCGGGCCCGCCCACCCCGCCGGGCCCGCCGAACGGCGGCCAGACCCAGGGCGGGCAGGACAACGGCGGCCAGACGAACGGCGGCCAGACCACCGGCGGCGAAACGAACGGCGGCCAGACGAACGGGGGCCAGACCACCGGAGGCCAGACCAACGAGGGCCAGACCACGGGCGGCGAAACGAACGGCGGCCAAACGACCGGAGGCCAGACGACCGGCGGCCAGACCAACGGGGGCCAGACCAACGGCGGCACCACCCAGGGCCCGGGCCGCCGCCCGCCGTCCCACTTCCTGGAGTAG
- a CDS encoding ABC transporter permease, giving the protein MSVAAGGFRRYATYGTATAAGVFTNTVFGFIVAYTYLALWDERPHLGGYDQAQALTFVWVSQSLLAAGSLIGGGFQEELQERIRTGDIAVDLYRPADLQAWWLAADLGRAGFQLLGRGVLPLVAGACAFTLALPSDPLRWLLFLVSVCLGLVVGFAVRYLLGLAAFWLLEGSGVNMMATVVTIFCSGMLLPLTVFPGGFGELVRLLPWAAMLQVPLDVLLGTHTGAGGAVRALGFQAAWALALLGAGRLVQSAATRKVVVQGG; this is encoded by the coding sequence ATGTCCGTCGCGGCCGGCGGGTTCCGGCGGTACGCCACCTACGGGACGGCGACGGCCGCGGGGGTCTTCACCAACACCGTCTTCGGCTTCATCGTCGCCTACACGTACCTCGCCCTGTGGGACGAGCGCCCCCACCTCGGCGGCTACGACCAGGCCCAGGCCCTCACCTTCGTCTGGGTCAGCCAGTCCCTGCTGGCCGCCGGCTCGCTCATCGGCGGCGGCTTCCAGGAGGAGCTCCAGGAACGCATCCGGACGGGTGACATCGCCGTCGACCTGTACCGCCCGGCCGACCTCCAGGCGTGGTGGCTCGCGGCCGACCTCGGCCGGGCCGGCTTCCAGCTGCTGGGGCGCGGGGTCCTGCCCCTGGTGGCCGGGGCGTGCGCCTTCACCCTGGCGCTGCCGTCCGACCCGCTGCGCTGGCTGCTGTTCCTGGTGTCGGTCTGCCTCGGACTGGTCGTCGGGTTCGCGGTGCGGTACCTGCTCGGGCTCGCGGCGTTCTGGCTGCTGGAGGGGTCCGGGGTCAACATGATGGCCACCGTCGTGACCATCTTCTGCTCCGGGATGCTGCTGCCGCTGACCGTCTTCCCGGGCGGCTTCGGCGAGCTGGTGCGGCTGCTGCCGTGGGCCGCGATGCTCCAGGTCCCGCTGGACGTGCTGCTCGGCACCCACACCGGGGCCGGGGGAGCCGTACGGGCGCTCGGGTTCCAGGCCGCGTGGGCGCTGGCCCTCCTGGGCGCGGGGCGGCTGGTCCAGTCGGCGGCGACGCGGAAGGTGGTGGTGCAGGGTGGCTGA
- a CDS encoding ABC transporter permease, whose amino-acid sequence MAEAAAAAGTAAVTREAGAGEAGPGEAGPRGRLWEGLRGYGLIAGMWIRSTMTYRMSFLLATVGNAAITVLDFVAIAVMFSHVDALGGFTLPEIALLYGACSASLGLADLLLGNTERVGTRIRDGSLDTMLVRPVPLLAQVAADRFALRRLGRIVQGLGVLGWAVSVLDVHWTPAKVLLVPVMVVAGAGIFGGVLVAGAAFQFVAGDAAEVQNSFTYGGCTMLQYPPTVFAKELLRGATFVVPLAFVNWLPALYVLGRPDPLGLPGWVAFLSPLVAFAVFLPASLAWRAGVRSYRSTGS is encoded by the coding sequence GTGGCTGAGGCCGCGGCTGCGGCTGGGACCGCGGCGGTGACCCGGGAGGCGGGCGCTGGTGAGGCGGGGCCGGGTGAGGCGGGGCCCCGGGGACGGCTGTGGGAGGGGCTGCGCGGGTACGGGCTGATCGCCGGGATGTGGATCCGCTCGACGATGACGTACCGGATGTCGTTCCTGCTGGCCACCGTCGGGAACGCGGCGATCACCGTCCTCGACTTCGTCGCCATCGCCGTCATGTTCTCCCACGTGGACGCCCTGGGCGGCTTCACCCTGCCCGAGATCGCCCTGCTGTACGGGGCCTGCTCGGCCTCCCTGGGCCTGGCGGACCTGCTCCTCGGCAACACCGAACGGGTGGGCACCCGGATCCGCGACGGCTCCCTCGACACCATGCTCGTACGCCCCGTCCCGCTGCTCGCCCAGGTCGCCGCGGACCGCTTCGCGCTGCGCCGACTGGGGCGGATCGTGCAGGGGCTGGGGGTGCTCGGCTGGGCCGTGTCGGTGCTGGACGTGCACTGGACCCCGGCGAAGGTGCTGCTGGTGCCCGTCATGGTGGTGGCCGGGGCGGGGATCTTCGGCGGGGTGCTGGTGGCCGGAGCGGCCTTCCAGTTCGTCGCCGGGGACGCGGCGGAGGTGCAGAACTCCTTCACGTACGGGGGCTGCACCATGCTCCAGTACCCGCCGACGGTGTTCGCGAAGGAGCTGCTGCGCGGGGCGACGTTCGTGGTCCCGCTGGCCTTCGTCAACTGGCTGCCCGCGCTGTACGTGCTGGGCCGGCCCGATCCGCTGGGGCTGCCGGGGTGGGTGGCGTTCCTGAGCCCGCTGGTGGCCTTCGCGGTGTTCCTGCCCGCGTCGCTGGCGTGGCGCGCGGGTGTGCGTTCGTACCGGAGTACGGGGAGTTGA
- a CDS encoding ABC transporter ATP-binding protein — MPSVPDELISLDRVEKVFDVRRRVGLMRREKRQVRAVDGISFTIARGEVVGYIGPNGAGKSTTIKMLTGILTPSSGRLRVAGIDPARERMRLAHRIGVVFGQRTTLWWDLPLKDSYGLMRRMYRIPAARYAENLERCVERLDLAGLLDVPVRQLSLGQRMRGDIAAALLHDPEVLYLDEPTIGLDVVSKANVRGFLRQLNEERGTTVLLTTHDLQDIEQLCERVMVIDHGRLVYDGALGGLHALGEGSERTLVVDLERELPPLEVAGARVVKVEGPRQWLAFPAGESAAPLVAAVAARYPLLDLSVRDPDIEDVIARMYAGRG; from the coding sequence ATGCCGAGCGTGCCCGACGAGCTGATTTCCTTGGACCGGGTCGAGAAGGTCTTCGACGTCCGGCGCCGGGTGGGGCTGATGCGCCGGGAGAAACGGCAGGTCAGGGCCGTGGACGGGATCAGCTTCACGATCGCTCGCGGGGAGGTGGTCGGCTACATCGGGCCCAACGGGGCCGGGAAGTCCACCACCATCAAGATGCTGACCGGCATCCTCACCCCGAGCAGCGGCCGGCTGCGCGTCGCCGGCATCGACCCGGCACGGGAGCGGATGCGGCTCGCGCACCGGATCGGGGTGGTGTTCGGGCAGCGCACGACGCTGTGGTGGGACCTGCCGCTGAAGGACTCGTACGGGCTGATGCGCCGGATGTACCGGATCCCGGCGGCGCGTTACGCGGAGAACCTGGAGAGGTGCGTCGAACGCCTGGACCTGGCCGGGCTGCTCGACGTACCGGTGCGGCAGCTGTCGCTGGGGCAGCGGATGCGCGGGGACATCGCGGCGGCGCTGCTGCACGACCCGGAGGTGCTGTACCTGGACGAGCCGACGATCGGGCTGGACGTCGTCAGCAAGGCGAACGTACGCGGCTTCCTGCGGCAGTTGAACGAGGAGCGCGGGACCACGGTGCTGCTCACCACCCACGACCTCCAGGACATCGAGCAGCTGTGCGAGCGGGTGATGGTGATCGACCACGGCCGGCTCGTGTACGACGGGGCGCTCGGCGGACTGCACGCCCTGGGGGAGGGCAGCGAGCGGACGCTGGTGGTCGACCTGGAACGGGAGCTCCCGCCGCTGGAGGTGGCGGGAGCCCGGGTGGTGAAGGTGGAGGGGCCGCGGCAGTGGCTGGCGTTCCCGGCGGGGGAGTCGGCGGCACCGCTGGTGGCGGCGGTGGCGGCCAGGTACCCGCTGCTGGACCTGTCGGTACGGGATCCGGACATCGAGGACGTGATCGCGCGCATGTACGCGGGGCGGGGGTGA
- a CDS encoding DUF1707 SHOCT-like domain-containing protein: protein MSDERPEKPLPEKTSLEKPSPGKTSPGKTSLEKPATGQPSPESAAAAEPPALRASDADRERVVDRLRDAVAEGRLDMEEFEERLEAAYTSRTYAELEPLTRDLPAAGSSPSPAPVSAPGPSSAWPDRIGGTGTSATAVAVMSGFQRKGRWTVPARFNAVAIWGGGELDLREADFAEREVVITCVAVMGGIEITVPPGVEVDVRGIGIMGAFDQGKSLDNRPEPGAPRVVVNGLALWGGVAVKVKQPKGQKGLDGGVPRKEL, encoded by the coding sequence ATGAGTGACGAGCGGCCGGAGAAGCCGTTGCCGGAGAAGACCTCGCTGGAGAAGCCCTCGCCGGGGAAGACCTCGCCGGGGAAGACGTCGTTGGAGAAGCCCGCCACGGGGCAGCCCTCCCCGGAGAGCGCGGCGGCGGCCGAGCCGCCCGCGCTGAGGGCGTCGGACGCCGACCGCGAGCGCGTCGTGGACCGGCTGCGGGACGCCGTCGCCGAGGGCCGGCTCGACATGGAGGAGTTCGAGGAACGGCTGGAGGCGGCCTACACGTCCCGTACGTACGCGGAACTCGAACCGCTGACCCGCGACCTGCCGGCGGCCGGCTCCTCCCCGTCCCCCGCACCCGTCTCCGCTCCGGGCCCCTCCTCGGCATGGCCGGACCGGATCGGCGGTACGGGGACCTCCGCCACGGCCGTCGCCGTCATGTCGGGCTTCCAGCGCAAGGGCCGCTGGACCGTGCCCGCCCGCTTCAACGCCGTGGCGATCTGGGGCGGCGGTGAGCTCGACCTGCGGGAGGCGGACTTCGCGGAGCGCGAGGTCGTCATCACCTGCGTCGCCGTCATGGGCGGCATCGAGATCACCGTCCCGCCGGGCGTCGAGGTCGACGTACGCGGCATCGGCATCATGGGCGCCTTCGACCAGGGCAAGTCCCTGGACAACCGGCCGGAACCCGGCGCCCCGCGCGTCGTCGTGAACGGCCTGGCCCTCTGGGGCGGGGTCGCGGTCAAGGTCAAGCAGCCGAAGGGGCAGAAGGGGCTCGATGGAGGTGTGCCCCGCAAGGAGCTCTAG
- a CDS encoding DUF445 domain-containing protein produces MLCRQNRPSGEGQERHVNSSTGERTRGGPPAPPRGGFVFNAADEERRHGVRRMKATATGLLLLVAVVYVLAKCAQNAWGAGAWAGYVAAAAEAGMVGALADWFAVTALFRRPLGLPIPHTAIIPTKKDQLGISLGEFVGENFLSADVVRARLHSLAIGGRLGAWLAEPAHADRVTAELATALRGALTVLRDSDVQAVVGEAITRRAEAAEIAPGIGKTLERVVADGGHHRAVDLVCAKVHDWLVTHGDSVMDAVQGGAPGWTPRFVDRKIGDRVYKELLRFVTEMRDMPGHPARGAVDRFLRDFAVDLQSDTETRARVERLKSEVLARDEIQDVIASAWSAIRTMIISAAEDEQSELRLRVRSSLMSLGARLATDGRLQEKVEGWIEGAVVYVVTTYRREITSLITDTVAAWDAEHTSRKIEAHIGRDLQFIRINGTVVGALAGLLIYTVSRVLGG; encoded by the coding sequence ATGCTATGCAGACAAAACCGGCCATCGGGGGAAGGGCAGGAGCGGCACGTGAACAGCAGCACGGGTGAGCGTACGAGGGGCGGCCCTCCGGCCCCGCCAAGGGGAGGGTTCGTCTTCAACGCGGCGGACGAGGAGCGCCGGCACGGCGTCCGCCGGATGAAGGCGACCGCCACGGGGCTGCTGCTCCTGGTCGCGGTCGTCTACGTACTGGCCAAGTGCGCGCAGAACGCCTGGGGCGCCGGCGCCTGGGCCGGATACGTGGCCGCCGCGGCCGAGGCGGGCATGGTGGGCGCGCTCGCGGACTGGTTCGCGGTGACCGCCCTCTTCCGGCGGCCGCTGGGCCTGCCCATCCCGCACACCGCGATCATCCCCACCAAGAAGGACCAGCTGGGGATCTCCCTCGGAGAGTTCGTCGGCGAGAACTTCCTGTCGGCGGACGTCGTACGCGCACGGCTGCACTCCCTCGCCATCGGCGGCCGGCTCGGCGCCTGGCTGGCCGAGCCCGCACACGCCGACCGCGTCACGGCGGAGCTGGCCACCGCGCTGCGCGGAGCCCTGACCGTGCTGCGGGACTCCGACGTACAGGCCGTGGTGGGCGAGGCCATCACGCGGCGGGCCGAGGCGGCGGAGATCGCCCCGGGCATCGGCAAGACCCTGGAGCGGGTCGTCGCCGACGGCGGCCACCACCGCGCCGTCGACCTCGTGTGCGCCAAGGTCCACGACTGGCTGGTCACCCACGGGGACTCGGTCATGGACGCCGTCCAGGGCGGAGCCCCCGGCTGGACCCCGCGCTTCGTCGACCGCAAGATCGGCGACCGGGTGTACAAGGAGCTGCTGCGCTTCGTCACGGAGATGCGCGACATGCCGGGCCACCCGGCGCGCGGGGCGGTGGACCGCTTCCTGCGCGACTTCGCGGTGGACCTCCAGTCGGACACGGAGACGCGGGCGCGGGTGGAGCGGCTGAAGTCCGAGGTCCTCGCGCGGGACGAGATCCAGGACGTGATCGCGTCGGCGTGGTCCGCGATCCGCACGATGATCATCTCGGCGGCGGAGGACGAGCAGAGCGAGCTGCGGCTGCGGGTCCGGTCCTCGCTGATGTCCCTGGGCGCCCGGCTCGCCACGGACGGGCGCCTGCAGGAGAAGGTGGAGGGCTGGATCGAGGGCGCGGTGGTGTACGTGGTCACCACCTACCGCAGGGAGATCACGTCGCTGATCACGGACACGGTGGCGGCCTGGGACGCCGAACACACCTCCCGCAAGATCGAGGCCCACATCGGCCGCGACCTCCAGTTCATCCGCATCAACGGCACGGTGGTGGGCGCCCTGGCGGGACTGCTGATCTACACGGTGTCGCGGGTGCTGGGGGGGTAG
- a CDS encoding YciI family protein: MEFLCYHRDRLGSLALRDQLLEDHWSYMDRYAKEMIARGPTLADDGDTPTGSVHIVDLPDPAAARAFAFDEPNYQAGAYRDVLLRRWHNTLGRTMWDFPGGRTGGNRYLVLGLGAGQAADLAVPPDRHELIAYGPLLSDDATTWLGTAALLRAPDPETARAILTPDRYADIEVHNWRAGGRPS, encoded by the coding sequence ATGGAGTTCCTCTGCTACCACCGTGACCGGCTCGGCTCCCTGGCGCTGCGCGACCAGCTGCTGGAAGACCATTGGTCCTACATGGACCGGTACGCGAAGGAGATGATCGCCCGGGGCCCCACCCTCGCCGACGACGGGGACACGCCCACCGGAAGCGTGCACATCGTCGACCTGCCCGATCCCGCCGCTGCCCGCGCTTTCGCCTTTGACGAGCCGAACTACCAGGCCGGCGCCTACCGGGACGTGCTGCTGCGACGGTGGCACAACACGCTGGGGCGCACCATGTGGGACTTCCCCGGCGGCCGGACCGGCGGCAACCGGTATCTGGTGCTCGGCCTCGGCGCAGGGCAGGCCGCCGACCTCGCGGTGCCGCCCGACCGGCACGAGCTGATCGCCTACGGGCCGCTGCTGTCCGACGACGCCACCACCTGGCTGGGCACGGCGGCGCTGCTCCGCGCACCGGACCCGGAGACGGCACGCGCCATCCTGACCCCGGACCGGTACGCCGACATCGAGGTGCACAACTGGCGGGCCGGCGGGCGGCCCTCCTGA